The genomic stretch TTGTAAGCAAAAGACCTTTTTGGAATATTGACAAGGCACACGATTGTAGAGCCTGTCAAACACCGTGTAAGTCTGCTTGTAAAACAAGCGTTACAATAGGCAACCAAGTTTGCGAAGTTAAAAAACCAGTAAAAAGGTGGATTTGGTAGTTAATGTTTGATAGATCACTTGTCCATCTTTTCCCCTTTAAAGGGGAATATTTTGTTTTAGATGTAAACTCTGGAAGTTTTTTTAATATTGACGAAAGCACATTCCTGTATATCAACAAACTTATTGAAACAGACTCAAAAGAAGTTGCGGTAGATCAGCTAAAAAATCAATTTCCCTATATTGAAGAAGTTGCA from Caldisericaceae bacterium encodes the following:
- a CDS encoding six-cysteine ranthipeptide SCIFF; this encodes VSKRPFWNIDKAHDCRACQTPCKSACKTSVTIGNQVCEVKKPVKRWIW